From the genome of Leptospira saintgironsiae, one region includes:
- the vapB gene encoding type II toxin-antitoxin system antitoxin VapB has protein sequence MQTAKLFINGRSQAVRLPKEFQFKGNDVFIQKVGEAVILVPKNKAWNVFLDGLNGFSDDFLNEGREKLSESERESF, from the coding sequence ATGCAAACTGCAAAATTATTCATAAATGGAAGAAGCCAAGCAGTAAGATTACCTAAGGAATTTCAATTCAAGGGGAATGATGTTTTTATTCAAAAGGTCGGGGAAGCAGTAATCCTTGTGCCGAAGAATAAAGCGTGGAACGTATTCCTTGATGGTCTGAACGGTTTTAGTGATGATTTTTTGAACGAAGGAAGGGAGAAACTTTCGGAATCTGAAAGAGAAAGTTTTTAA
- the vapC gene encoding type II toxin-antitoxin system tRNA(fMet)-specific endonuclease VapC, whose protein sequence is MYLLDTNICIFIIKKKNQKILDKLKKNMNKGLFISSLTLAELEFGIENSEYKEKNRVSLIEFLSIFEILPFEQSDARAFGIIRADLKKTGNLIGSIDILLAAQSLSRNLIFVTNNTKEFNRVKDLKVEDWSV, encoded by the coding sequence ATGTATCTTCTCGATACTAATATTTGCATTTTTATTATAAAAAAGAAAAATCAAAAGATACTAGATAAACTTAAGAAAAATATGAATAAGGGTTTATTCATATCCTCTTTAACATTGGCAGAATTAGAATTTGGTATAGAGAATAGCGAGTATAAAGAAAAAAATAGAGTTTCGTTAATAGAATTTCTGTCAATATTTGAGATCCTTCCTTTTGAACAATCTGATGCACGGGCATTCGGGATCATTAGAGCAGATCTAAAAAAGACGGGAAATTTGATCGGATCCATCGATATACTGTTAGCTGCTCAATCTCTATCTCGTAATCTTATATTCGTTACGAATAATACAAAAGAGTTTAATAGAGTGAAGGATCTTAAAGTAGAAGATTGGTCGGTGTAG
- a CDS encoding LIC_11959 family protein codes for MKQFLLLSAILCLIPTSDGRRLDAEPAGNTYRGTITLKEPRALDIKESLTDSSPNYPETIKLYYQGLKENYVVFYDWNGHTLYYKYRDNKFDRRLRKYVSKLAPGAPYEVTGEYQGIFIFENKTIRKFKKKGEDTLADKKEKQSIPVFQLIKYRELILEEIIF; via the coding sequence ATGAAACAATTCCTTCTCCTATCCGCGATCCTTTGTTTGATACCTACATCGGATGGGAGAAGATTGGATGCGGAACCCGCAGGAAACACTTATCGTGGGACAATCACCCTAAAAGAGCCTAGAGCCCTCGATATCAAAGAATCCTTAACGGATTCTTCTCCCAATTATCCAGAAACAATTAAACTATATTACCAAGGGCTCAAGGAGAACTACGTAGTATTCTATGATTGGAACGGACATACATTATATTATAAATATAGAGATAATAAATTCGATAGAAGATTAAGAAAATATGTTTCTAAGCTGGCTCCCGGTGCACCTTACGAGGTTACAGGAGAATACCAGGGAATATTCATATTCGAAAACAAAACCATTCGAAAATTCAAAAAAAAGGGAGAAGATACACTCGCCGACAAAAAAGAAAAACAATCTATCCCAGTATTCCAACTAATCAAATACAGAGAATTGATCTTAGAGGAAATCATCTTTTGA